In Desulfovibrio inopinatus DSM 10711, the sequence AGTCTAGGGCACAGAGTGCTCCGTTGGGAAACGGCCGCTTTGATGTGTCTCGGACTGTTTTTCTGGGTCAATTCGCACGACGATGGACCAACATCCGACGCCTCATCGGCAGCGTCTTTTTCATTATGACTGACAAACGTCCTCTTGCCGAACGTATTCGCCCGCAAAATCTTGAAGAATTTATTGGGCAATCCCACCTCATGAACCGTATTGCCGCGTTCATGAAGGCACCGGCTCCACCAAGCCTGCTCCTCTTTGGTCCGCCTGGATGCGGCAAATCCACCCTGGCATTGCTGCTTGCCGAATCATCAGGACGACCTTTTATTCGTGTGAGTGCGCCTGAAGCCGGTTTGTCTGTTCTGCGTAAACAACTTGCTGGCAAAGAAGTACTCATCCTTGACGAATTGCACCGTTTCTCCAAAGCGCAGCAAGATTTTTTTCTTCCCATCCTTGAGACGGGTGAAATCCGTTTATTGGCGACGACAACGGAAAACCCTTCGTTTTCCGTGACTCGACAGCTTCTGTCACGTCTTCATGTTCTTCGCCTTCGCGCGCTTTCTCATGCGGAACTTCTCCAGGTTGCCAAACGTGGCGCCGATGCGTTGCAGCTGCCTATCCCAGCGGAAAGCCTCGACCTGCTGGCCATGACAGCGGCAGGCGACGCACGAACATTGCTGAACTTGCTCGAATATGCCGCCAATCTTCCTGAAGACAAGCTGCCTCCGGATGTGCTCAAAGCGATGTTACCGGAAATTGTCACCCGTGGGGACCGCGACGGCGACCAGCATTATGAACAGGCATCGGCCTTCATCAAATCCATTCGCGGAAGCGATCCCGATGCTGCTCTGTATTATCTGGCCTGCATGCTGGAATCCGGTGAAGATCCGCGGTTCATCTGCCGACGATTGATTTTGTCTGCTTCCGAAGATGTCGGGTTAGCCGACCCTTCTGCCCTTGGATTGGCTGTGTCCTGTATGCAAGCTGTGGAAATGATCGGTATGCCGGAAGGATTTATCCCACTCGCCGAAACAACGGTCTATTTAAGTCTTGCCAAAAAATCGAACACAGCCTACGCCGCGTATCTCGCAGCCAAGAAAGAAGTTTCCGTCAACGGCATCCGGTCTGTCCCCATGCATCTCCGCAATCCTTCAACAAAAATGCAACGGGAATGGGGATTTGGCAAAGGCTACCACTACCCACATGCCTACCCCGGTGCGTATGTTGACCAAGAATATTTCCCCGATGACGTGGCAACGAGGCGTTATTATTATCCCAAAGACCAAGGTGAAGAACCACGCCTTGCTGCCTGGTTCAAAAGTCATCTTAAAAAACGTGAAAACTAAGGTGTATCATCGCCGACCAATACACCAAGGCCCAAGGATTTCAGCATGAAACAACCCGTATCCTTTGATTCATTTTTTCAGGGAAAAGCCCGGCATTACCTTGTCACGACCATTGATCTGGCCCTGGAGGAAGACGGACGCGACTTGACGTCGGAAGCGGTCTTCTCACCGACCGACATCCTTGACGCCAAAATTATCGTCAAGCAAAACGCTGTCGTCGCAGGCCTCCCCATTTTGCCGATTGTTATCGAACGCATGGGCGCAACCAACGATGTCACCTTAGAACTGCATGTTCGTGATGGAGACACGGTAAGCGATCGAACACTCATCGCCACCATGCGCGGGCCTGCTGCTGTTTTGCTCAAGGCTGAACGGGTTATGCTCAATTTTATTGCCCACTTGTCCGGAATCGCCACCATGACGGCCGAATACGTCGCCGCCATGGGCAAAACGAAAACACGCCTTCTTGATACACGAAAAACGATCCCCGGCCTGCGTTACCCAGAAAAGTACGCCGTGCTCATGGGCGGAGGCAGCAATCACCGTCTGGATCTGGAAAAGATGTTCATGCTCAAAGACAATCACGTCGACAAAGCCGGTGGTATTACCCCCGCAGTTGAAGCGTTGCGCCAGTTCTGTGCATCTGCTATATTTGATGGATCATCTCCTCCCATCGAAGTGGAATGCCGTACCCTCGATGAGGTGCGTGAAGCTGTCTCGCTGAGGCCTGAACGCATTATGTTGGACAATATGGAACCAAGCGTCATGAAAGAGGCGCTTTCCCTTATCCCTGAAGGCATCGAAACCGAAATCAGCGGCGGAGTCAGCATGGACAAACTGTCCGAACTGGCCGCGCTTGGAGCGGATTTCATTTCCATCGGCAAAATTACGCATTCGGCGCCTTCGACGGATTTCAGCATGCTTATCCATACGAGCTAAACCGCTATGCAAAACACACAAGAACGCATCACCGCTGCCCGAGAACGGTTGGGCTCCCGACTGACCATTTTGGCTCATCACTATCAACACGACGATGTGGTCCGACATGCCGACTACCTCGGCGACTCTTTGGAATTGTCGCGGAAAATCGACGGACTCGATTCGGAATTCATTGTTTTTTGTGGAGTCTTCTTCATGGCCGAATCTGCGGCCACTTTGGCCCGTCCCGGACAGAAGATCTACATCCCCGACATTGAAGCAAGTTGCGTCATGTCGGAAATGGCACCGGCTCCGCTCGTGGAGACCGTGTATAACCGACTCACCGAGTCGGGCCGTAAACTCATCCCGCTGGCCTACGTCAACACCTCGGCCGCCGTCAAAGCCGTATGCGGCAAAAATGGTGGCACGGTCTGTACTTCGGCCAATGCACCCAAAATGCTCAAATGGGCGCTTTCCCAGGGAGATGGTGTGCTTTTTCTGCCCGATAAACAACTCGCGCAAAACACAAGCAACACGCTCGGTATCCCGGAAGAAAAACGCCATATTCTCGATATTCGTAAAAACGGCCAGCAAATAGATCTGGACGCCGCGGCTCAAGCCGACGTGGTGATATGGCCGGGACAATGTGTGATCCATTCCCGCTTTACCACAAACGCTATCAAAGCGGTCCGGAAAAGCATGCCGCAGGCGAAAGTCATCGTACATCCCGAATGTCCTCCCGAAGTCGTCGAGCTTGCCGATGATGCGGGATCGACTTCGAAGATTATCGACTTCGTTGAAGCAGCCGCCGAAGGCGATACAATCGTCATCGGTACGGAAACGAATCTTGTTGGACGCTTGGCCAATCAGTATGCGGGAAAAAAGACGATTCTCCCGCTGGCAACGAGCCTGTGTTCCAATATGGGCAAAATTACGGAAGACAAACTGCTTTGCCTCCTCGAATCTATCGAGCAGACCGAAGATGTCACCGTCTCCGATTCCATTCGCAAACCGGCCCAGGATGCCCTGGAGCGTATGTTGGCCGCATCGGCCTAGGACATATATGTTTCTTCCGTCTTGTGTTTCCCGGGTCGCTGACCAAGCGGCTCGGGGAATTTCTCCATCCTATGACGAAGCCCGCCAACTGACCAATATCATTGCCTCGGCCGACGAGAAGACGGCCCAAGCCATTTTCGACGTGGCCGCAACGATCAGGCAGACGCATTTTGGTAACACGACCGGACTGTGCGCCATCATCAATGCCAAAAGTGGCCGATGCGGCGAAGACTGCGCATTCTGCGCCCAGTCACGGCACTACCCAGAGGCCAATAGCCCCGACTACCCACTTATTGATGCCGAGACCGTCGAAACTGCGGCGCGCACAATGAAAGCAGCGGGGGTGAATCGCTTTTCCATTGTCACAAGCGGGTTAGGCCCCAGTCCGAGTGAATTCAAGCGTCTTCTTGAATTGATCCGCACGATTCGGCAAATCGGTCTTCTGGCCGACGCCTCGATTGGCCTTGTCGATGCTGAACGCCTTCAGCGCATGAAGCAGGCCGGCTTGGTCGGATATCATCATAATTTGGAGACATCCCGCCGGTTCTTCCCTTCCATTTGTACGACCCACGACTATGAAGACGACGTTCAAGTTGTTCGACAGGCCGTGAACGCCGGATTGTACGTGTGCAGCGGCGGCATTTTCGGCCTTGGCGAAACGTGGCAAGACCGGTTGGATTTGGCGCACACGCTGGAAGAATTGGGCGTGCATTCCGTCCCCGTCAACTTTCTCCACCCCATACCGGGAACTCCTTTGGCAAAGCGTCCGCTTCTGACACGGCTTGAAGCCGGAAAAATTATAGCGCTGTATCGTTTGATTCTTCCGACCAAGCATCTTCGCGTCTGTGGAGGCCGTGGTGACGTCTATGGATCGGATACCGTCGGCCCCATCTCCCATGGTGCCAGCGGGCTCATGGTTGGTGACTATCTGACAACGAAAGGAAGCGCGCTGGAACGCGACATCGACCAACTCTCCAAAGCAGGTTTGCAGCCGGAACCTTCGGTTCTGGGAAGCTGATCATGATGAACGCCCCCTACGCTGCCGCGTTGGCATCCTTACCGTCTTCACGATTTCGCCGTTTGCAGTCTATCGGTCCATCCAAAGCAGGTCGCGCTGTCCAGGATGGTCGGGAATATCTTGATTTTTCTTCCAACGACTATCTTGGATTGTCGGTCCATCCCGATATCATGAACCGGAGCGCACAAGCCACACAACTCTGGGGAACAGGGTCACGGGCTTCGCGTCTCGTCCGAGGCAACATATCCCTATACGATGAATTGGAGGAGCTTGTCGCCAAAAGCAAAGGCACGGAAGCCGCACTCATCTTTGCATCGGGATATCAGGCGAACTCTTCTGTGCTCCCGGCTCTTTTGGATAAAACAACCCTTGGTGCAGCCCCCCTTGTTTTCTCAGACAAGCTCAACCATGCAAGCATGCACGCCGGATGCAAAACAGCTGGCGTCCGTCAAATCCGTTATCGTCACCTTGATATCGATCACTTGCACCAACTGTTGAGGAAGCATTGCAATACGCCGGGACCACGGTTCATTCTTTCTGAAACCGTCTTCAGTATGGATGGAGATGCCGCTAATATTTGGTCGCTTGCCGAGCTGGCCGATGAATACAACGCGCTCCTCTATCTGGACGATGCGCACGCATCAGGTTGTATGGGAAAAAACGGAGCGGGGTTATCAGCGCATCTCGATTGTCGTAATCTCGTTGTTATCGGAACGTTCAGCAAAGCGCTCGGTGGATTTGGCGCCTATATTGCGGCATCACAGACCGTCTGCGATTTTCTCGTCAACAAATGTGCCGGCCTCATCTATTCAACGGCCCTCCCCCCTTCAGTGCTGGCCGCCAGTATTGCCGCGCTGGAACTTGTCCCCGATCTTCAAGAGCGCCGGGATCGTTTAGCACGCCATGGTGAAACCGTCCGACGATTTCTGCGTGAACGCGGGATCGATACCGCACGCTCATCGACCCACATCATTCCGGCGATCATCGGAGATGATGCCGATGCGCTAGCCCTCGCTTCAAAACTCCGAGATGAGGGACTTCTTGTTGTGGCAATACGTCCCCCGACCGTCCCCGAGGGGACAGCGCGCTTACGCATATCGGTCTGTTCCGAACATTCCGACGCCGATATTGAGACTTTGCTCCATGCTTTGGATCGCCACATTGAGACCATTCGACGCAAGGATACATAGTCGTGTCGATTCGTATCGTATTTATCCATGGTTTCGGCTATAGCCCGACCATGTTCGCTCCTCTTGCACAGCGCATAGAGGTTGATCATCAGTATGATATCGATTTCGGCTTCTTCGGACCATCCCGCTCTGAAGTTCCAATATGCTCAATGCCGACAGTTGTTATCGGACACTCCCTTGGTGTTCTACGGTACCTGGCAACCACTCCATTCCCTACCGATGGATTGGTGAGTCTCGCAGGCTTTTCCCGTTTCTGTACGACCGATGATTTTCCTCATGGCGTTACTCCGATTCTTGTCAAACGCATGCAGAAAAAACTTGCGCGGAACGCCCGCGCCCTGCTCACCGAATTTTACACTCTGTGCGGAGACAATATCACATTGCTTTCTGATGACTCCGTTCCCAACGTTGCAGCGTTGTCAGCAGCACTCGACGATCTTCTGCATCTCGATGCGCGATCAACGCCTCTTCCGCAAACGCTGGCGCTTGCCGGGCGCGCTGATGCCGTCACCCCACTCGCCATGCAGGAAGCCATTTTTCGCAATCGTCCCGATGTGACATTCCATGTCCATGACACCGCCCCGCACACACTTCCTTTGACGCACCCTGACTGGTGCGCCCACCACATTAACGCGTTCATTCGCCGATTTATGTAACGTTCCATGCCATACTCTACTCACAGCATCGGCCGCGCTTTTGGCCGAGCTAAAGCCTATCAGGATTACGCCGCTGTTCAACAAGAAGCTGCACACACATTATCCCACATTGCTGCGGCACAATGCGTAAAACCACCACGCCGCATTCTTGAACTTGGATGTGGCACTGGACTCTTAACGGAGCATATCCAACGTCGTTGGCCCGATGCCGAAATTCTCGTTACCGACCTCTCTCCGGCAATGGTCATGCGATGTCGAGACAAACATCGGCAGCCCCAGACCACATTTGCCGTCATGGATGCTCAGCTCCCGGCCTGTCGTGTTGGATTCGATCTCATCGTTTCATCTCTGGCGCTGCAT encodes:
- the bioB gene encoding biotin synthase BioB — its product is MFLPSCVSRVADQAARGISPSYDEARQLTNIIASADEKTAQAIFDVAATIRQTHFGNTTGLCAIINAKSGRCGEDCAFCAQSRHYPEANSPDYPLIDAETVETAARTMKAAGVNRFSIVTSGLGPSPSEFKRLLELIRTIRQIGLLADASIGLVDAERLQRMKQAGLVGYHHNLETSRRFFPSICTTHDYEDDVQVVRQAVNAGLYVCSGGIFGLGETWQDRLDLAHTLEELGVHSVPVNFLHPIPGTPLAKRPLLTRLEAGKIIALYRLILPTKHLRVCGGRGDVYGSDTVGPISHGASGLMVGDYLTTKGSALERDIDQLSKAGLQPEPSVLGS
- a CDS encoding replication-associated recombination protein A, with protein sequence MTDKRPLAERIRPQNLEEFIGQSHLMNRIAAFMKAPAPPSLLLFGPPGCGKSTLALLLAESSGRPFIRVSAPEAGLSVLRKQLAGKEVLILDELHRFSKAQQDFFLPILETGEIRLLATTTENPSFSVTRQLLSRLHVLRLRALSHAELLQVAKRGADALQLPIPAESLDLLAMTAAGDARTLLNLLEYAANLPEDKLPPDVLKAMLPEIVTRGDRDGDQHYEQASAFIKSIRGSDPDAALYYLACMLESGEDPRFICRRLILSASEDVGLADPSALGLAVSCMQAVEMIGMPEGFIPLAETTVYLSLAKKSNTAYAAYLAAKKEVSVNGIRSVPMHLRNPSTKMQREWGFGKGYHYPHAYPGAYVDQEYFPDDVATRRYYYPKDQGEEPRLAAWFKSHLKKREN
- the bioF gene encoding 8-amino-7-oxononanoate synthase; the protein is MMNAPYAAALASLPSSRFRRLQSIGPSKAGRAVQDGREYLDFSSNDYLGLSVHPDIMNRSAQATQLWGTGSRASRLVRGNISLYDELEELVAKSKGTEAALIFASGYQANSSVLPALLDKTTLGAAPLVFSDKLNHASMHAGCKTAGVRQIRYRHLDIDHLHQLLRKHCNTPGPRFILSETVFSMDGDAANIWSLAELADEYNALLYLDDAHASGCMGKNGAGLSAHLDCRNLVVIGTFSKALGGFGAYIAASQTVCDFLVNKCAGLIYSTALPPSVLAASIAALELVPDLQERRDRLARHGETVRRFLRERGIDTARSSTHIIPAIIGDDADALALASKLRDEGLLVVAIRPPTVPEGTARLRISVCSEHSDADIETLLHALDRHIETIRRKDT
- the nadA gene encoding quinolinate synthase NadA produces the protein MQNTQERITAARERLGSRLTILAHHYQHDDVVRHADYLGDSLELSRKIDGLDSEFIVFCGVFFMAESAATLARPGQKIYIPDIEASCVMSEMAPAPLVETVYNRLTESGRKLIPLAYVNTSAAVKAVCGKNGGTVCTSANAPKMLKWALSQGDGVLFLPDKQLAQNTSNTLGIPEEKRHILDIRKNGQQIDLDAAAQADVVIWPGQCVIHSRFTTNAIKAVRKSMPQAKVIVHPECPPEVVELADDAGSTSKIIDFVEAAAEGDTIVIGTETNLVGRLANQYAGKKTILPLATSLCSNMGKITEDKLLCLLESIEQTEDVTVSDSIRKPAQDALERMLAASA
- a CDS encoding alpha/beta fold hydrolase, whose translation is MSIRIVFIHGFGYSPTMFAPLAQRIEVDHQYDIDFGFFGPSRSEVPICSMPTVVIGHSLGVLRYLATTPFPTDGLVSLAGFSRFCTTDDFPHGVTPILVKRMQKKLARNARALLTEFYTLCGDNITLLSDDSVPNVAALSAALDDLLHLDARSTPLPQTLALAGRADAVTPLAMQEAIFRNRPDVTFHVHDTAPHTLPLTHPDWCAHHINAFIRRFM
- the nadC gene encoding carboxylating nicotinate-nucleotide diphosphorylase → MKQPVSFDSFFQGKARHYLVTTIDLALEEDGRDLTSEAVFSPTDILDAKIIVKQNAVVAGLPILPIVIERMGATNDVTLELHVRDGDTVSDRTLIATMRGPAAVLLKAERVMLNFIAHLSGIATMTAEYVAAMGKTKTRLLDTRKTIPGLRYPEKYAVLMGGGSNHRLDLEKMFMLKDNHVDKAGGITPAVEALRQFCASAIFDGSSPPIEVECRTLDEVREAVSLRPERIMLDNMEPSVMKEALSLIPEGIETEISGGVSMDKLSELAALGADFISIGKITHSAPSTDFSMLIHTS